A genomic segment from Aegilops tauschii subsp. strangulata cultivar AL8/78 chromosome 1, Aet v6.0, whole genome shotgun sequence encodes:
- the LOC109755698 gene encoding wall-associated receptor kinase 2, whose translation MQHTNQSFIPHRFENLASVVKSSAGCQKRQSAGVHQLVSTLNMLTAFLLLLAAAAAAAAAAAAIETPERLVSARGCQSSCGGVDIPYPFGIGVGAGGRDCFREGFEIDCVYDGPVLANTSLRVVRLSVDPAESLVMLPVGRMCYNATDPRRAEEYSHGETLMNKHGVYRFSSARNMLVVLGCNTMGTIGSDKTARLVDGYSYYLGCMNFCNSSASAQDGQCASLGCCHVDIPPGLTHNYFRFREYDHSSMMDYSPCDYAFLVDRTNYTFRRSDLLRDTLRTSPVWLDWAIRGAGGADSASLSCAQANETKKYACLSNQSYCVDATNGPGYNCNCSEGYEGNAYLVDGCTNIDECADSDKYPCKGVCRDTEGSYRCTCPPGYGSDDPKTQRCAPKFPPAAQICIGAIGGILVIAFVAFVIIIRKEKRKTRELYEKNGGLTLEKAKVIKIFKVDELKPILKSSNLIGKGGFGEVYKGVLDNVLVAVKKPIGRNVQENKQFANEVIIQSQVIHKNIVRLIGCCLEVDNPLLVYEFISKGSMHDILHEFREPLNLDVRLSIVLESAHGLAYMHSQAHTKILHGDVKPANILLDDNFVPKISDFGISRLIAVDKEHTANVIGDMSYMDPVYLQTGLLTEKSDVYSFGVVILEVISRRKATHSDNNSLVTSFIQYHKEGKKATELFDKEIAATGNLQLLDTLAGIAVECLSLDVDQRPSMTDVVARLLTLNRSRVL comes from the exons ATGCAACACACCAACCAATCGTTTATTCCACACCGTTTTGAGAATCTAGCTTCTGTAGTTAAATCATCAGCTGGTTGCCAGAAACGTCAGTCGGCAGGCGTGCATCAGCTGGTCTCAACTCTCAACATGTTGACTGCCTTCTTGCTgctcctggcggcggcggcggcggcggcggcagcggcggccgcCATCGAGACGCCCGAGCGCCTCGTCTCGGCTCGTGGCTGTCAGAGCAGCTGTGGCGGCGTGGACATCCCCTACCCGTTCGGCATTGGCGTCGGCGCCGGCGGCCGCGACTGCTTCCGCGAGGGCTTCGAGATCGACTGCGTCTACGACGGCCCCGTGCTCGCCAACACGTCCCTTCGGGTGGTGCGGCTGTCCGTGGACCCCGCCGAGTCGCTGGTGATGCTCCCCGTCGGGCGGATGTGCTACAACGCCACCGACCCGCGCCGCGCCGAGGAGTACAGCCACGGCGAGACGCTGATGAACAAGCACGGCGTGTACCGCTTCTCCAGCGCGCGCAACATGCTCGTCGTCCTCGGCTGCAACACCATGGGCACCATCGGGAGCGACAAGACCGCGCGCCTCGTCGACGGCTACTCCTACTACCTCGGGTGCATGAACTTCTGCAACAGCTCGGCCAGCGCGCAGGACGGCCAGTGCGCCAGCCTCGGCTGCTGCCACGTCGACATCCCGCCGGGGCTCACCCACAACTACTTCAGGTTCCGGGAGTACGACCACAGCAGCATGATGGACTACAGCCCGTGCGACTACGCCTTCCTCGTCGACCGGACCAACTACACCTTCCGGCGCTCCGACCTCCTCAGGGACACCCTCCGGACCTCGCCGGTGTGGCTGGACTGGGCCATCCGTGGCGCCGGCGGCGCCGACTCCGCCTCATTATCGTGCGCCCAAGCCAATGAGACCAAGAAGTACGCCTGCCTGAGCAACCAGAGCTACTGCGTCGACGCCACCAATGGGCCTGGCTACAACTGTAACTGCTCCGAAGGCTACGAGGGCAATGCCTACCTCGTCGACGGATGCACCA ATATAGATGAATGTGCAGATTCAGACAAATATCCTTGCAAAGGTGTATGCAGGGACACCGAAGGATCTTACCGATGCACCTGTCCTCCGGGTTATGGAAGCGATGACCCAAAAACTCAACGCTGTGCTCCAAAGTTCCCACCTGCTGCACAGATTTGCATAG GTGCGATAGGTGGTATTCTTGTCATCGCATTTGTGGCGTTCGTCATTATTATTCGAAAAGAGAAGCGGAAGACCAGAGAGTTATATGAGAAAAATGGTGGTCTTACCTTGGAGAAGGCTAAAGTCATTAAGATTTTCAAAGTGGACGAGCTCAAGCCAATTTTAAAGAGCAGCAATTTAATTGGAAAAGGTGGCTTTGGTGAAGTTTATAAGGGGGTTCTTGATAACGTACTTGTCGCAGTAAAGAAACCAATTGGTCGTAATGTGCAGGAGAACAAGCAATTTGCAAATGAAGTCATCATCCAGTCTCAAGTCATCCACAAGAACATCGTTAGGCTCATCGGTTGTTGCCTAGAAGTGGATAACCCCCTGCTAGTGTACGAGTTCATTTCCAAAGGAAGCATGCATGACATTCTTCACGAGTTTAGGGAGCCTCTCAACTTGGATGTGCGTCTAAGCATTGTCTTAGAATCAGCACATGGTCTAGCTTATATGCATTCACAAGCCCATACCAAAATCCTGCACGGTGATGTTAAACCAGCAAACATACTCTTGGATGACAACTTTGTGCCAAAGATCTCAGACTTCGGCATATCGAGGTTGATTGCAGTAGACAAGGAACACACTGCCAACGTAATTGGTGACATGAGTTATATGGATCCAGTATACCTACAAACAGGCCTCTTGACTGAGAAAAGTGATGTCTATAGTTTTGGGGTTGTCATCTTAGAGGTCATTAGCAGGAGGAAGGCCACTCATTCTGACAATAACAGCTTAGTGACGAGTTTTATCCAGTACCACAAAGAAGGAAAGAAAGCAACCGAGTTGTTTGATAAGGAAATTGCAGCAACAGGAAATTTGCAGCTTCTTGATACTCTGGCGGGAATCGCTGTGGAATGTCTTAGCCTTGATGTGGATCAAAGACCATCGATGACAGACGTTGTGGCGCGCCTTCTCACATTAAATAGATCACGTGTGTTGTAA